The window CGAGTACGCCAGCCAGATCGTCGACGCCACGGAATTTCGGACTGTCGACCCCGAAGCACCCGCCCTCCCGTTCGACGCCGGGCACTTCGACGCTGCGGTGTCGATCGGCCCCTACGACTGGAAGTTCCTCGCGGTCGACGATCTCACCGACGAGATTCACCGGACGCTCGCGCCGGATGGCCGGTTCGTCTTCTCGGTCCCGACGCCGCGCTCGCCGTACGCCGTCGCCGACTGGAACACCAATCGGTACTACACACCCGACGAAGCGCTCTCGGTCATCTCGCCCGACTGGCGGCTCGTCGATCACGATCTCGTCTTCCAGTACCCCTACTACGCTCACATGGGGGTGAGCGCGCTTCCCGAGCGGTTCCAAGACTCTTTCGTCGATCTCGCCGAGCGCGCCAGCGACGAACTCACCGCACGCGATCGGTGGGACGGCGCGTCGTATCTCGTGCTCGCAGCCGAACCCCAGCAGTATCGATCCCGTCTCGACGACGCGCTCGACTGTCTGTTCCGCCCGGTCGCGGAGAACGGGTTCTGGGACGACGAGGACGGCAAAATCCTCCGCGCGCACGATTACGAGATCGTCGACGATGGGGAAGGGGAGCCGACGTTCTCGTGGACCCCGGACGACCGCGAACTGTGGCGCTACGCTCCCTTCGGACTGATGGGAACGATGCAGTGGCGGACATCGCCCCTCGCCACCGAGGCGTACGACGCGAAGATCGAGCGCGCGCTTTCGTACTTCGCCCGAAAAATCGATGACGGCACCTTCGACGAGATGCCGAGCTACGGGATCGGCCCGCTGACGTGTGCGTTCGCGCTCGCCGCCGACGTCTTCGACGACGATTACGAGCGGGTCGCCCGCCGGCTGTTCGAGCACGCGAACGATCGGTTCGACTTCACCCACGCCGAGGACAGCCTGCTGGCGTACGGCTGGTCGTATCTCTACGAACGCGATCCCGACCCCGAAATCCGTGACGCACTTTCCGACGCGCTCTGGACGATGAACGACCGTCTCACCCCCGAGGGACTGTTCGCGTTCGACAACCACACCACCCGCCGTCACCAGAACCAGATGTACGCCTGCTGGGGGTTCGCGCGTGCCGCCGAGGTCACGGGCCAGACGGGGTATCTCGACGGCGTCGAGCGCGTGCTCGATTACACCATCGACGAACGGATGCGCGACGACGGCGCGTTCATCTGGCAGGACGTCTCGCTGCCCCGCCGACTCCGGCGGGAGACCACCAAACGCCTCGGCTTCCGGCCGCCACACTGGGATTTCCTCTACGAGTGCCACCAGACGTTCTTCGTCAACGCGGTTGCCCAGTACTATCGCGCGGGCGGCGAGCGCGACTACGACCACGCGGTGCGGCGCGCGATGTCGTGGATCGACGGCGATAGCTCACGCGGCGATCTCGTCGAACTCGCCGGGATCGGCGTCCCGATGCGCTTTCTCACCGTCGACGACCGGCTCGACGTCGACGACCAGATGTACAAGGGCTCCTACGAGATCGGGTCGTACATCATGGCGCTGTCGAACCTCCTGTCCGGGCCGTTTTGAGCTCGTCGCCCGCCTCGCTGACCGCAGTCCAAGAGAGCGACTCGTAGATCGATGCGAGCCGCGAGGCGCCCCGCTCAGTATCGTACTGGCGCTCGACCGCTCGCCGGCCGTTCGCGCCGTGTGCGGCGGCTGTCGTGGAATCGGCAAGCGCGACGAGCGCCGCAGTCAGCGACTCCCGATCCCCGACGGGGATCACCCGACCGGCGTCCGCCTCGCCGACGACCCGCGATGCGGGCCCGATATCGGTCGTCACGATCGGCACGCCCGTCGCTAGCGCCCGGAACAGCGGCCTCGGAATCGATGTCTCGGCGACTGCCGACGGGTGGGTGGGGAACACACAGACGTCGCTCGCGACGACGTGTGCAGGCAATCGGTCCGGATCGGTCTCGGTGCGAAACGTGACCCGACCGCCCGCAAGCTCCCGTCGAGCCTGGGTTTCGAGAGCGTCCGTGGTTTCTCGATCGTGATCGCCAACGAGCACCAACTGAAGGTTCGCGACGTCGTCAGCCGCCCGCGCGGCCGCCGTGACGACCGCTTCGAGATCGGTGTCGAACGGCCCGTTCGCGAACGCGGTGACGACGAACGCGGCTTCGGGATCGAAGCCGAGACCGCGGTCGACGTGGCCATCGGTTTCGAAGGTATCCAACGCCGAGGTGGTGTCGTGGACGACCGACACGCGCTCGGGATCGATCCCCACCTCGCGGACGTAGCGTGCGCGCGCCTCCTCGCAAGTCGTCACGAGCCGATCGACGCCGCCGAGCGGCCCGGTTTCGAGCCGTCCCAGCCGCCACGGCGAGTGAAACAGCCGGCGAGCGAGTTTTCGGGGATCCTGGAGCCGATCGAGCCAGCCGTCGGTCCGATTGCGACGCTGTTCGAGCGCCGGCGCGTTTCCGGGGAGAGTGGCGACCACCGGCACGTCGTGGACGTCACCGACCCGCAATCCGGTCTTCACGAGCCGGAGATCGGTCACTCCACAGACGTCGATCGCCCGCTCGTCGGCGATCTCTTCGACCGCGCGCAGCCACGCGGGATGAATCACCTGAAGAGCGTACCGCAGGCCGTCGAGTTTCCCCTTTACTCCGGCGTACAGCGTCTCCTCGGGAAGTCGACGCACGTCGATCCCATCGATCGATTCGCGGTCGAGGTCGTGGGCTGCGCCACGACAGACGACGGTGACCGTGTGGCCCGCCTCGTGGAGCGCGACAGCGTGGCTCCGCGCCCGTTCGTTGGTCGAAAAGCGTCCGCCGAACAGTAGACAGACGTGCATCGGCGTCAGTCGCTCCCCTGTTCTGGTCGGGCTGGTGCGTGTGTTGCTCTAACTGGTGGACTGGCCATGCCTCACCCGTGTCGGCGGGTCGGCTTCGCTCTTGTGGTGGTGTGGGTTTCGAACGCCGCCGCGATGGTACGAAAGAGCGCGTGTCGTTCTACGGGCGGGACCGTTCAGCGACATCGAGGTGGCGGTCGTAGAGATACGACCAGCCGTACGCCAGCAGGCTGTCNGGTCATCGGCGTCGCGGGGCGCGACCAGAAGGCCGTTGTCCTCGCCGATGACTTCCGGAATTGCGCCCACGGTAGTCGACACGATGGCGTTGCCCGCGGCCATCGCTTCGAGCATCGCGATCGGGAGTCCCTCGGCGTAGGCCGGCAGCACGAAGATCGAGCCCGATCCGAGGAGCCGCTGTTTGCTCGCTTCCGAAATATAGCCGAGATACTCCACGTTGTCGTGGGTCGCCGCGAGCTCCTCGGCGTGGTTCGAGAGCGGCCCCTTGCCGGCGAGCGTCACCCGAAAGTCGAGTCCCCTGTCGGCGAGCGTCTCGATCGCGGTCGCGAGTTCGACGACGCCCTTCCGCGGGATCTGGTTCGAAACCGCCACCACGTGGGGGATATCTCCATCGAACGCGGGGGTGTAGTCGCCGGCGTCGACCGCATTCGGAATCACGGTGAGCTTCTCGCGGTCGGTATGCTCGCCGAGGGTGTCCTTCCAGTACTCCGAAAGCACCACGATCTCGTCGGCGG is drawn from Halococcus salifodinae DSM 8989 and contains these coding sequences:
- a CDS encoding class I SAM-dependent methyltransferase, producing the protein MTRDAHLKRWVNQPPASPLVEALRTAERRRALDQLGTNDRVLDLASEAGVTRELDAAVTRVDFSPDASEYASQIVDATEFRTVDPEAPALPFDAGHFDAAVSIGPYDWKFLAVDDLTDEIHRTLAPDGRFVFSVPTPRSPYAVADWNTNRYYTPDEALSVISPDWRLVDHDLVFQYPYYAHMGVSALPERFQDSFVDLAERASDELTARDRWDGASYLVLAAEPQQYRSRLDDALDCLFRPVAENGFWDDEDGKILRAHDYEIVDDGEGEPTFSWTPDDRELWRYAPFGLMGTMQWRTSPLATEAYDAKIERALSYFARKIDDGTFDEMPSYGIGPLTCAFALAADVFDDDYERVARRLFEHANDRFDFTHAEDSLLAYGWSYLYERDPDPEIRDALSDALWTMNDRLTPEGLFAFDNHTTRRHQNQMYACWGFARAAEVTGQTGYLDGVERVLDYTIDERMRDDGAFIWQDVSLPRRLRRETTKRLGFRPPHWDFLYECHQTFFVNAVAQYYRAGGERDYDHAVRRAMSWIDGDSSRGDLVELAGIGVPMRFLTVDDRLDVDDQMYKGSYEIGSYIMALSNLLSGPF
- a CDS encoding glycosyltransferase family 4 protein — encoded protein: MHVCLLFGGRFSTNERARSHAVALHEAGHTVTVVCRGAAHDLDRESIDGIDVRRLPEETLYAGVKGKLDGLRYALQVIHPAWLRAVEEIADERAIDVCGVTDLRLVKTGLRVGDVHDVPVVATLPGNAPALEQRRNRTDGWLDRLQDPRKLARRLFHSPWRLGRLETGPLGGVDRLVTTCEEARARYVREVGIDPERVSVVHDTTSALDTFETDGHVDRGLGFDPEAAFVVTAFANGPFDTDLEAVVTAAARAADDVANLQLVLVGDHDRETTDALETQARRELAGGRVTFRTETDPDRLPAHVVASDVCVFPTHPSAVAETSIPRPLFRALATGVPIVTTDIGPASRVVGEADAGRVIPVGDRESLTAALVALADSTTAAAHGANGRRAVERQYDTERGASRLASIYESLSWTAVSEAGDELKTARTGGSTAP
- a CDS encoding glycosyltransferase family 4 protein; amino-acid sequence: MRDTDLLIVGRHGPGGIGQYISEQRRHLAGKLRVGAHKIGAFSTEGVLAFVHSVLVICWNALTYTVRSPPDIVHVHSSHRFSFYRAGYYVLFSKYVWDRPVILHIHGSSFDVFVSTDFAPVRWYQSLVFDAADEIVVLSEYWKDTLGEHTDREKLTVIPNAVDAGDYTPAFDGDIPHVVAVSNQIPRKGVVELATAIETLADRGLDFRVTLAGKGPLSNHAEELAATHDNVEYLGYISEASKQRLLGSGSIFVLPAYAEGLPIAMLEAMAAGNAIVSTTVGAIPEVIGEDNGLLVAPRDADDXTACWRTAGRISTTATSMSLNGPARRTTRALSYHRGGVRNPHHHKSEADPPTRVRHGQSTS